DNA from Nematostella vectensis chromosome 5, jaNemVect1.1, whole genome shotgun sequence:
tttgtttgaaatCATTAGCGCTGGACGTTATTTCTAAATTGTTTCAGTTTAACGAGAAAAATCTACCAAAATTTTTGCTTGGAATTCTGTATCTGATAATTGATTTGATTTACCTGCTAACGTTGACGATCGAATATGAAATTACGAGACTCCTGTAATATAATGTTGGCTTAATCAAATATTGTGTGGTTGATGGTACAAGCAAGAGTAATTGTGTGCTCTAACCTACCAACCACTGCCCCCActaaaccttttttataagatcgTCCATCCTGAGTATTcaacaaattttaagaacactCTAAGAACTTGCccaggctcagatagcagagaTATTATTGCTAATGTTGATTTGTGTAATTTCCTTCCTAacaattcattgggtattatatttgtacatacactaaaatttaagaatgtccttaagaacattttcaagAGAATACAACGAGTCCCCTTAccgaaacacgttaaaatggcatatttcgtcgtttTAATATGTTTTGATGctgaaaatatccattttaaaatttggtaGTTCCTTTCCCTAGGAGGGACCATTCCTTCTTCTCCCAGCCAGCATTGGTTAAGCATTTTAGCATATGAGTAATTGCCCGCATAACCGTTCGGGAAGATTTTTTCCACAACATCCGCTCCAGCGccccaaaaaatattcccagcacaactagttcgactccacaaatttgccagcagaaccatcCGGGacgagttttttttcctagcAACCTTGGGGTCTAACATCTTTCCAGCCAGCTGGAAAGGTctgcggaacagatccgtCTTGTGCCCTTGCATTTTTATCCTCAAAATGCTTCAAAAacaacggcccagcctcaaatcagacattcttataaaaaaaaagtgtataaaTACTCCGAAAATATGAATTATACGAAATGTTTTCAACACAGAGacaaaatatacaaaataaGTGATATTGGGGAAAGTTCTTCGATGCAGAAACTAATATAGAGATTATCAGTTATAAGATACATATAATCGCATTTCAGAGCATTCGGTATTATTGGAGTGTAAAGAAAAAATCTAACAACGCTAATAACAGCCCTCACCACACGAATAAATATAAAAGCCGGCATGAACAATGCGTTTTTGTAGATAGAGAGGTTGGTGAAATTTCTCATTGACAAAGTCTTATGCGATTAGATAATAAAACAATGATCTCAACCCACctaaaaatatttacaaaGCTGTCAAGAAATGGGCAAAACAATATGCAGATAGGTGGAATTCACTTCTTCGTTATTTGGACCGATAAGGCGCTGTCGTTCGCCCAGCTGGGGGTTTACTTATTTGTTTCTCCGGATACATTTGTTCCTTATTGGACAATCTTTTCTCTGTAGTCTTGCTGTGCGCGTTGATTACTTTTATTGATTACAAAACAGGAAAACGGTATAATCACAAAGAAACTAGTAAACCGATTTTCGGGAAGTCAAAGGAGGGTACTAAAGTCATAGAGATTTGGATTGAGAAGTAAAACCTGTGATACAGCTAAAAGGATATAATACTTCAATTCATTATTAGCAAAAAGACAACAGCCACACAGACGTTAGCCGAGAACGTTTTATCGTCTGGAAAGTCAAAGTCGAGGTAAGCAATAGTTCACAAGCGAAGCGGATGAAAACTGGCACCTAATCttggatgacaaaatgatACCGCGACCGGTTCAGTGAATGGCACTTAGCTAAACAAACAATAGAGAACTCATTGGTATCCTCAAAGATTTGTCAAAGTGAATCGCTAACAAGCAAGGTAAATTAAAGGACACCTCCACTCGAGGCAATCAGCGCTTGGAAAATTTGTTCGCTTCCCGTGAAAGAATATTGGATGAAAATTGGGCTGAAGAATGACAGGGAAGTGTTTTTAATCGTGAAACGGAAGCGAATGATTGGTTCACACAATAGCGAAGGGACATTAACAGATTGAAGGCATCTTTTCGATCAAAAAGTAAGTCTTTGTTGAAATTAATAGAAGGAATAGtaaagtgaaatacatgtACGGTAAGTTGAAAATAGCAAGCGCAATAGCTAGCATATAACACTGTAATTGAATAAGGTGGTTTCAGAAACAAGAAGGTAGAAGGTCTTTTTAGAAGAGATAAAGAAGGATAgttattatttcaaattaaCGCAAGGCTACAAGTGGCTGTCCAATTAGCAAACCCTGCAATCTTTTTATTATCCACAGGACAAATTCTCCAACGAAGGACAAAGTTGAGAGAGGACACTTCTTAAATAAAACACTCAAATCCACTTCTTTGCGGCTCAATCGTTTTAATCTGCGGGTTGAGAAAACCTCAAATTCATTGTAACAGAAGCATGAATAATTCAAGCACAGCAGCTGAATTAGCTGATCCTACGGTGCGAAATGTTCGCTTGGCATGTTACATCACAGCCTTTGTTGTTGGGTTGCTAGGCAACACATTAGTCGCCGGCATCATCATCAGAAAGCCCCGACGATCGATCCATCACATGTTCATCCTTAATCTGGCGATATCTGACCTCACATACCTAGCATTTTGCGTACCAATCAGCACATATGAACTGTACGAACAAATCTGGAAAAGGGATTTCTTTTGTAGGTTTGTGTACCCTATGCAAACACTTACGTACTTCACAAGTATCTTCACAATCACTTCCATGGCAATTCACCGGTGCTACGTGATCGTCAATCCTTATAAGGCTAAGATCAAGCACCGCACGGCTCAAGTGTGGATTGTGATGATATGGATGGCCGCGCTGGTGATAGTAATACCTCTCGCGGTGGTGGCCACGCCCGTGGGAGGGCGGTGTAACGAAGTATGGCCGAGTTTCGATCACCGACGCGCGTATACGGCCGCGTTATTCCTGTTCCAGTTCCTACTGCCGCTATTTCTTATCGCGCTTGCCTATATATGGATCGGGGCCTACCTTATAAAGAATAAAGGTCCGCAAACTATGATAGGCAGTAGAAAAGCAGTAAGTCATCAGTCGAGAAAGCGTCGGGAGAATATGCAGATAATCACGAGtctggccgcgatcgtcgtgtTGTTCACGCTGTGTATGCTGCCCGGGCAAGTTGCTTGGATGATCATGGACTTTGGTACCGCTGAACAGCAAGACGCGACTACAATTCTCTTAAGATTATCAAACATATTAGACTTCTTCCACGCATGCGTCAACCCGATAGCTTACGGATTACTGACGGACGCTTTCCGCAGCGACTACAAGCAGGTTTTTGCGGCGTTCATAAAACTCGTTACATGCGGACAGACAACGATTTCCCCCGATCGTGATCTCGAGTGCACGAACAACCCCAACACACCTACGATTCATGTTCGACCGATGTCTGCGGCTGGCGAAGTGATATCGATTTATTCTCGTAGTAGTTCGCCTATTAGATCACAATCTGTTATAACGAGTCTTCAGAATGAAAGTCCGCATCGCGAGAGCGTGTCGACCACGAACGAGACTACACTGCACGTGACGCGGGCTTACTCAGCAAGCCAGAACTCACTGTGAAATGATTACagccaggcgcgtacccaggatttgctgagtagggggggtggggtagtgcgcagtcataggtattatatggaaaaagcctagtatttgaagattcattaataagaaatgacccactttttggccgccaaaggggggggggggggggagttgtTGCGCGCATCAATCATTTCAAGATTATACCGGATAGAAAAGTTCTACCTCACGCGTTTTTGTAAGCGGGAGGATCACACATGCAaaggcgccattttcaagATTTCACCACAGGCTCCCCAAGCTAATGTTGTTTTTTACGTGTTTCATTCATAGTTACTGTAAAATATATGGTgcattacaataaaaaaaatgggacgaaaaatataataaaattccTTCAAACTTTTCTTACATCTTTGTGGAGTTGTTATTTAAATCTCTGTGAAGTTTCCATCCATTTTGGGCAATATAGAGCGATTGAAGTTTCCCCATACTAAGAGAAGATAAAGGTAGCACTCTAATGATGCCGATCGGCGAAACGGGCGGTAGAAAATCGCTTGTAGAAAACTGGGAATTCGAAATTTCGCCAAAATACATGCAAACAATATTATACCGATACTGTACACTACCACACAGAAATTATGAATCCAGTTGATCAACTCTTTGCGTACCTAAAACGCCATTTTTTACCTGCCTTGCCGAATCAGGTATGCTTGACGCGAACAGGCGAACCCATGGGATGGTACGGTGGCCAATAGGGGGAGACAGCACACAAAACAAAATCGCAccgcaaacaaacaaaagtcgcaccgcaaacaaacaaaagtcgcactgcaaataaacaaaagtcgcaccacaaacaaacaaaagtcgcaccgcaaata
Protein-coding regions in this window:
- the LOC5514160 gene encoding neuropeptide FF receptor 1 — protein: MNNSSTAAELADPTVRNVRLACYITAFVVGLLGNTLVAGIIIRKPRRSIHHMFILNLAISDLTYLAFCVPISTYELYEQIWKRDFFCRFVYPMQTLTYFTSIFTITSMAIHRCYVIVNPYKAKIKHRTAQVWIVMIWMAALVIVIPLAVVATPVGGRCNEVWPSFDHRRAYTAALFLFQFLLPLFLIALAYIWIGAYLIKNKGPQTMIGSRKAVSHQSRKRRENMQIITSLAAIVVLFTLCMLPGQVAWMIMDFGTAEQQDATTILLRLSNILDFFHACVNPIAYGLLTDAFRSDYKQVFAAFIKLVTCGQTTISPDRDLECTNNPNTPTIHVRPMSAAGEVISIYSRSSSPIRSQSVITSLQNESPHRESVSTTNETTLHVTRAYSASQNSL